The uncultured Trichococcus sp. DNA segment GGCGCATTCGATGTCGTTCTTACGATGGCTGCCGTCGAATTCATCGAAGACACAGATGGAGCAGTGGAAGAAATGTTCCGGGTCGTCAAGAACGGCGGACAGGTCCTGATAGGCACCATCAACGCGGATAGCGATTGGGGCGAGTATTACCAAACAAAAAAATTGCAGGGAAATTCGATCTATCGCTACGCTGCTTTCAAGACCATCGGGGATTTGAAAGAGTGGAATCCGGATAAATTAGTTCGAACAGGAGCATGCCTCTATGTCCCGCCGTTTGCGGATGAGCAAGAGTTTACCATCGAGAGGGAAAGAGAACTTTCCGGAAAAAGAAGGGGTGGCTACGTATGTGCGCTGTGGAGAAAATGACATCGGGTCAGTTCTCATTCCTACCGATCGGAAGTGGGGATTATATGAAAGAAATACGTCAGGTGCTGGAGATTATAGAAAAATCCGGGTTGGAGAATGAGGTGGGATTGCTGTCGACTACTGTCAAAGGGAAACCGGAAAAAGTGCTGAAACTTATCAGTGAAATCTATGAGGCGATGGATGGACGCTGTGATTTTACGTTGGACGTAAAAATTTCCAATTTATGCGGGTGCAAATAAGCAAGTGCAGCGAATAGCAACGAACGGTTGAGGCAAGTTGTGAAGGAGGATGGGAAGGGATGAAACGAAATGTCTGGCTATATCTGCTGGTGTCCTTCAGCTGGACATGGGCTTGTTGGATCGGTGGAGCTTTCCTCATCAAGCTGAACGGTTATGCTTTGGACACAGATGCCACACTATTCGAAGTGATCGGAGCGATCGGCAGTGAGCAATCCGCCTTTCCGCAGCTTTTGTTTGCTTTGGGTGTATTCGGACCGATTTTGGGAAGTGTGGTTGCGGGGAAACCGTTTAAAGACTTTTTTTCTTTAAAGGAGCGTTCTTTCATCCTCTATGCCTGGGTGATTCCGTTAGTGATTGTGATCCCAACGTTGCTCATGAGCTTCTTGTTCAGCAAGGTGCCGGAAGGAAAGGTGACTTTTAGCAGCGCGGCAAGCACAATCGGTCTGTATTTTCTGTCGAACCTGCTGACGAGCGGGACGGAGGAATTTGGCTGGCGTGGCTTTCTTTATCCCTATTTGCGGAAACGGGAAAAAAGTTTCTGGAAGGCTACTTGGAAGGGTGGATTCATCTGGGCAGCTTGGCATTATCCTTTTTTGATTGTTTTATATATGGGACAAGGAATGTTCGTATTGCTACTATATTTGATCGGATTTACTGCGGGTATCATTGCGATGAACTATCTGACCAATTTCGTATTTGAGAAGACCGAGTCGATCCCGACCGTGATGGCCATGCATGCGCTAAATAACACCACCAACTATGCGGTGCTGCTGTTCTTTCCAGGGACCCCATTCATGATACTAGTGCATCTGACAACTTGGGCGGTGGTCGGTTATATGGAAAAGAAGCACCACTTGGATTGAGTAGAGATCCAGTGTGTTCACATTTTGTACGCAATACTGTTGAATTATGGACAAAATGTAGGCGCTTAAAAATGATATAATGGACCGGAAGTATATTTCAAGGAGGTCTGTGTTGATGAAAGATGAAAATTGCGCCTATTGCATGGAAGGCGAAATGGTGTTGGCTTTTGGCTACCCTTGCTGCGAATTGCCATACAGCAAAGTCTACGTTTTTAAAGAACAAAGCCACAAAGGCCGTGTGATTGTTGCCTATAAAGACCACGTGAGCGAATTGGTGGACATCACGGATGAGGAGCGCAACGGCTACTTCGCGGATATCGCTACAGTTGCGAACGCTTTGCACAGAGCCTTCAGCCCTGAAAAGGTCAACTACGGTGCTTATGGCGATACCGGCAAACACCTGCATTTCCACTTGGTGCCTAAATACAAAGATGATGCCTTCGAATGGGGTTCGACTTTCGAAATGAATCCAGGCCGCGTGACCCTGACGGATGATGCTTATGAAGCATTGGCTGAAGAGATCCGCGCAAACATGTAGAGAGCGTGATGAATCCCGGGTAGAAATCGAGCACTAAGAGGCTATTACGAGAACGACCGTTTTTTGGTCGTGACGTAATAGCAACTTAGGCGGAGATTTCTGGGATTCAGAACGCGTTTAAGAGAGCGTGATGAATCCCATCCAAAAAAGCTGGTTCCGAAAAACGGAATCGGCTTTTTTTCGCATATACTCATTGAGGAACGGACATTAAAGTATCTATTCCTTTGACATGCGATCCACAATAATAGGCGGATCGAGTGCGATGTTCTATAATAGTAATGAGAATAACGCGAAGAAATGCGAGGGAATCGGATGATACCGGAAGAAAGAATCAAGCAATTGAATGAAAAGAAAATAGCGTTGGAGCAGCCATATGTCGTCTACTGGATGCAGAGTTCGCAGCGGGCGGAATACAACCATGCCTTGGAATATGCCATCCGCCAGGCGAACCTGCTCGAGAAGCCGTTGGTCGTCTACTTCGGGATCACGGATGGTTTTCCGGAAGCCAATGGGCGCCACTATGCCTTCATGCTGGAAGGGCTGAAGGAAACAAAGGCCGCCTTGGAGCAACGCGGTATCCAAATGCTGATCCGGAAAATATCGCCGGAACAAGGAGCATTGGAAATTTCCGGATTGGCGGCCCTGTTGGTAATGGATCGCGGCTATCTGCGGATCGAGCGGCAATGGCGCGCTGCCTTGGCCGAGGGTGCCGAATGCGCCGTCGTCCAGGTCGAAAGCAACGTTGTTGTCCCAGTCGAATTGGCTTCTCCGAAAGAGGAATATTCCGCTGCGACTTTGCGCTCCAAACTGAAGAAAATCCTGCCGCATTGTTTGGCGCCATTGGAGGAGACCGTCTGCCAACATCCATCACTCGCATTCGAGCTTCCGTTCGAGGCCTATGATGTTTCGGATACCGAAAAGGCCTTGGCCGGTTTGGCTATAGACCGCAGTGTCCCGCCCGTTTCGGACTATATCGGCGGAACTGAGGAAGCCAAACGCTTGCTGGAGGATTTCATCGAAAATAAATTGGCAGGATACAGCGAACGGAAGAACCGTCCCGGCGAGTCCTTCACCTCCAACCTGAGTCCTTATCTCCATTTCGGCCAGATTTCACCGCTCTATATTTACCGCAGACTGATGGGGATGGACAGCGAAAGTCAGCAGAGTTTCCTCGAGGAACTGGTCGTCAGGCGGGAACTGGCCGTCAATTTCGTTTACTACAATGACCAATACGATTCCTATGCAGCCGTGCCGGATTGGGCCAAAAAGACGCTGGACAAGCACTTGGCGGATGAACGGGAATATTTGTATTCTTTGGAGGAATTGGAAGCGGCCAAGACCCATGACGACTATTGGAATGCCGCGCAGCTGGAGATGAACCTGACCGGTAAGATGCACGGGTATATGCGCATGTATTGGGCAAAAAAAATCTTGGAGTGGAGCAGCATGCCGGAGGAAGCCTATCGCAAAGCGATTTATCTGAACAACAAGTATTTGTTGGACGGCCGCGATCCGAACGGGTTTGCCGGAGTGAGCTGGTGCTTCGGAAAACACGACCGGCCGTGGGGAGAACGTGCCATCTTCGGCAATGTCCGTTTCATGAACGACAAAGGCCTGAAGCGCAAGTTTGATATGCAGCTGTATCTGGATCAGGTTGCGGAACGGGCACGCAAACGCAACTAAAAGGGGGCGGAACGGATGGCGAGAAACGGCAAAAAGGCAGAACCTCTGCATATAATCCTTTTGGTGCTTTTCGTTATAGCGTACATTTTTTCGGCCATCCAACCGCTGGACAGGCTGGCTTGGACAGGACAGATGACGCCTGCAATACTGCTCGTAGCGTTGCTGGTAGGGACGTACAGGAAGTTCCGTTTCAGCACCTTCGTCTACGTGATGGCTTTTCTGCATGCCTTATTGTTGCTGTACGGCGCGCACTACACTTACTCCCAGAATCCGTTGTTCAATCAATTGAAGGAACAGTTCGCTTGGGAGCGCAATTACTTCGACAGGGTGGGGCACTTCGCCCAAGGGTTCGTGCCAGCTTTTATGGCCAAGGAATTTTTGTTGCGGGGCGGCTACGTCAAGAAAGGCAAACTGCTGATGCTTATCGTCATTCTGTCCTGCCTCGGCTTCAGCGCAGCTTATGAGCTGAGTGAATTCGCGATCGTCAAAATTATGGATGTGCCTCCCGATGATGTGATGGGGACACAGGGTGACGCCTTCGACAGCCTCTGGGATATGATTTGGGCCTTGATTGGTGCGAGCCTGGCGGTGTTCGTGTTCGGCCACTTTCACAACAACCAAATGGAACAGATGGGGGATGGTTAAAGGCATTCCGATTGAAGAACAGTTTGATTCAACGAATGAGAATGGTCAATTGGCATTATTTTCCAGTCATTTTAGAAAGGAAGGTATATCATCATGAAAGAGATCACGACAGAAAAACTACGGCGCTTCAATCTGATCATGGGTGGACTCCACCTGATCCAAGCAGTCGCAATGCTGTTTTTGGCAACAAATGTCATCCAGAAAATCGGCGAGTTCAGTCCTGAAATCAGCCAATTCTATTTGGCCTTCAATCCCGACACGCGCTCATTGGAGACTGCCTCGCGTGTCCTTTTCGAATTGCCGTTTGGATTCATGGTAGCTTCGTTTCTTTTCATTTCCGCCTTCGCGCATGCCTTGGTTTCTATTCCGAACAAGCTTAATGAAATCTATAATGCTGATTTGGCGAAGGGCATCAATAAATTTCGCTGGTTCGAGTATGCGCTCAGCTCGTCAATCATGATTGTCCTGATTGCGACGCTGTTCGGCATCTACGATATTGCTTCGCTCATTCTGATCTTCATCGTGAACGCCACCATGAATCTCTTCGGGCTTGTGATGGAACAGTTGAATGTGGGACACTCAAAAGACAACATTGAGTGGGGACCGTTCATCTGGGGCTCGATTGCCGGAATCGCGCCTTGGATTGCCATCCTGCTCTACATGTTCGGGACCGGCAATTTCGGAGAGGTGCCTTGGTTTGTCTGGGCAATCGTCGGCACTTATTTTGTAGCTTTCAATACTTTTCCGATCAACATGATTTTGCAGTACAAAAAAGTCGGGAAATGGGCGGACTACCTCTACGGGGAGCGGGTCTATATCGTGCTCAGTCTGGTTGCGAAATCGATTCTTGCCTGGCTTGTGCTTTTCGGGGCGATGCAGCCATAATTCAGGCAGGCTTAAGGCGTTGTCATTTACAAAAATATTACAGTATTTTCCGATTCAGTTTACAATGGAAGTGTATATTAGGTGTGTGGAGGAAATGTGTTTTATTTCTGCTTTTACTTATATTTGAATGATATGCTTCAGCCGGACAGGTTGGGCGTCCACCAGAAAGCTTCTGATGGATGCCCAACCTGTCCGTTTTTTGCGTCGTCAGCCAAGAATATCATTATTGGCAATCGCCGGCGACAAGGACTACAATGGTTTTGAGTAATAATGCAGCGGGATTCAAAATGTCAGAAAGGAAAGGGAATCGCAATGGATATGTATCAAGCCATCGTGGATGGATTTATCTGGTCACTGCTTTGGGCTGCTGTCATCTCATTGACGGTCTGGAAGGCACCTCAGCAACTAGTGCATGACTACCCCAAGGAAATCCAAGCACTAGTGGTACTGCCTCCCATAAACAAGAAGGTATACAGATGGATCATCGTTCCGGCACTCGTCATTTTGGTCGGTTATCTGTTTATCAGCGTCATCGCAACGTACGGTGCTGCCGAAGTTGCGTTCTGGGTACCAATGCTGCATATTTTCATCATGTGCATGGTCTGGAATAGTGTCGATCTGCTTGTCATGGATTGGCTGATTTTTTGCACGATTCAGCCGAAATTTATGATTCTGCCGGGCACCGAGGGGTATCCAGCCTATAAGGACTACTACTTCCATTTCCGGGGTTTTCTGATCGGATGTGCTTACTCGGTGATCGGTGGAGTTGTCTGCGGCGGCATCGTCTACACGCTCCTGAAATTGTTTTTTTGGTAAAGATGTAATTGAATTGAGGGGGAAATCAGATGAAAGAACTGCAGCAAATTCCCGGCATCGGGCCGAAGCTGGCGGCCACTCTTGTCTCATTGGGCATAAATACAATCGCTGATCTGCGGGACAAGGATCCAAAGGAACTCTATGAGCGTTTGAACCGGATAACCGGCCAGCGTCAGGATCCCTGCGTACTGTACACTTTCCGCTGCGCCGTCTATTATGCGACCGAACCGAATCCGGATCCCGAAAAGTTGAAGTGGTGGAACTGGAAAAACGTATAGGTCAGCCAAATTGTCTTCTTTACTATATATACCTATAGGGGTATAATGGTTTTTAACGAATCTGGCGAAGCCCTACATGAGTAAAGGAGAAAAAAATGGCGCAGGAATTCTACAAGAAAATATACTCGGTGCGGGAATTTTATACGATTTTGTATGAAGGGGTCCGCACAATGAAATACATGATCAAGGCCAAAAAGAAAAAAGAATTAAGTCCGGAATTCATCGAAAGGATCATGTTGGGGGTGACGGAAGTCAATGGCTGCGAAGTTTGCTCCTATGCCCACACGAAGATGGCTCTCGAGCAGGGGATGGCTGCGGAAGAAATCCAGCAATTGTTGGCGGGATCCGCCGATGAAATCCCTGTTGACGAAATGCCTGCTTACCTTTTCGCCCAGCATTATGCCGACCGGAGAGGCTATCCCACCGAAGAATCCTGGGATCGGATCGTTTCGCTTTACGGGGAAGACAAAGCCAAAGGGATTTTGGGCGCCATTCGGGCCATCATGGTCGGCAATGCGCATGGGATCGCAATTAGTGCCTTTATGAGCCGCTTGAAGGGCAAAGCTGTCAAAAAGAGCAGTCTGTTGTATGAATTAACGATGATGCTGAGCATCGTTGTCTATCTGCCGCTGACTTTGCTTCAAGCGGTGATTGACGGCCTGTTCAAAAGGCCAATCATCAGTTTCTGAAAATACTACTGGACTAAAATCATTCTGTTTGTGGATAATGAAAAATAATAAGCTGTGGAAAACCATTTCGAATGGCTTTTCCACAGCTTATCTGCGTTTAAATGGGTATAACTTTCCGTCAGATCCGTTCCAGGTTCTTCAGCGACAGATCGAGGATCGCG contains these protein-coding regions:
- a CDS encoding class I SAM-dependent methyltransferase — encoded protein: MKGAGMMAVFNNIANQYDEWYSQKKGAFVDRVETDLAFGMLKLEPGMKVLDVGCGTGNFSMKLAEKGCIVTGIDVSEEMLKVARRKAAEKSLSISYLRMDATELGFDDGAFDVVLTMAAVEFIEDTDGAVEEMFRVVKNGGQVLIGTINADSDWGEYYQTKKLQGNSIYRYAAFKTIGDLKEWNPDKLVRTGACLYVPPFADEQEFTIERERELSGKRRGGYVCALWRK
- a CDS encoding YkoF family thiamine/hydroxymethylpyrimidine-binding protein — translated: MTSGQFSFLPIGSGDYMKEIRQVLEIIEKSGLENEVGLLSTTVKGKPEKVLKLISEIYEAMDGRCDFTLDVKISNLCGCK
- a CDS encoding CPBP family intramembrane glutamic endopeptidase, producing MKRNVWLYLLVSFSWTWACWIGGAFLIKLNGYALDTDATLFEVIGAIGSEQSAFPQLLFALGVFGPILGSVVAGKPFKDFFSLKERSFILYAWVIPLVIVIPTLLMSFLFSKVPEGKVTFSSAASTIGLYFLSNLLTSGTEEFGWRGFLYPYLRKREKSFWKATWKGGFIWAAWHYPFLIVLYMGQGMFVLLLYLIGFTAGIIAMNYLTNFVFEKTESIPTVMAMHALNNTTNYAVLLFFPGTPFMILVHLTTWAVVGYMEKKHHLD
- a CDS encoding HIT family protein; translation: MKDENCAYCMEGEMVLAFGYPCCELPYSKVYVFKEQSHKGRVIVAYKDHVSELVDITDEERNGYFADIATVANALHRAFSPEKVNYGAYGDTGKHLHFHLVPKYKDDAFEWGSTFEMNPGRVTLTDDAYEALAEEIRANM
- a CDS encoding deoxyribodipyrimidine photo-lyase, which gives rise to MIPEERIKQLNEKKIALEQPYVVYWMQSSQRAEYNHALEYAIRQANLLEKPLVVYFGITDGFPEANGRHYAFMLEGLKETKAALEQRGIQMLIRKISPEQGALEISGLAALLVMDRGYLRIERQWRAALAEGAECAVVQVESNVVVPVELASPKEEYSAATLRSKLKKILPHCLAPLEETVCQHPSLAFELPFEAYDVSDTEKALAGLAIDRSVPPVSDYIGGTEEAKRLLEDFIENKLAGYSERKNRPGESFTSNLSPYLHFGQISPLYIYRRLMGMDSESQQSFLEELVVRRELAVNFVYYNDQYDSYAAVPDWAKKTLDKHLADEREYLYSLEELEAAKTHDDYWNAAQLEMNLTGKMHGYMRMYWAKKILEWSSMPEEAYRKAIYLNNKYLLDGRDPNGFAGVSWCFGKHDRPWGERAIFGNVRFMNDKGLKRKFDMQLYLDQVAERARKRN
- a CDS encoding DUF2238 domain-containing protein, with translation MARNGKKAEPLHIILLVLFVIAYIFSAIQPLDRLAWTGQMTPAILLVALLVGTYRKFRFSTFVYVMAFLHALLLLYGAHYTYSQNPLFNQLKEQFAWERNYFDRVGHFAQGFVPAFMAKEFLLRGGYVKKGKLLMLIVILSCLGFSAAYELSEFAIVKIMDVPPDDVMGTQGDAFDSLWDMIWALIGASLAVFVFGHFHNNQMEQMGDG
- the heR gene encoding heliorhodopsin HeR, giving the protein MKEITTEKLRRFNLIMGGLHLIQAVAMLFLATNVIQKIGEFSPEISQFYLAFNPDTRSLETASRVLFELPFGFMVASFLFISAFAHALVSIPNKLNEIYNADLAKGINKFRWFEYALSSSIMIVLIATLFGIYDIASLILIFIVNATMNLFGLVMEQLNVGHSKDNIEWGPFIWGSIAGIAPWIAILLYMFGTGNFGEVPWFVWAIVGTYFVAFNTFPINMILQYKKVGKWADYLYGERVYIVLSLVAKSILAWLVLFGAMQP
- a CDS encoding helix-hairpin-helix domain-containing protein, producing the protein MKELQQIPGIGPKLAATLVSLGINTIADLRDKDPKELYERLNRITGQRQDPCVLYTFRCAVYYATEPNPDPEKLKWWNWKNV
- a CDS encoding carboxymuconolactone decarboxylase family protein, translating into MAQEFYKKIYSVREFYTILYEGVRTMKYMIKAKKKKELSPEFIERIMLGVTEVNGCEVCSYAHTKMALEQGMAAEEIQQLLAGSADEIPVDEMPAYLFAQHYADRRGYPTEESWDRIVSLYGEDKAKGILGAIRAIMVGNAHGIAISAFMSRLKGKAVKKSSLLYELTMMLSIVVYLPLTLLQAVIDGLFKRPIISF